A single region of the Syngnathoides biaculeatus isolate LvHL_M chromosome 17, ASM1980259v1, whole genome shotgun sequence genome encodes:
- the galt gene encoding galactose-1-phosphate uridylyltransferase isoform X1: protein MSGPEAHFDPKEHQHLRYNPLRDTWVLVSAHRMKRPWAGQVENPPEECIPRYDPYNPLCPGNTRANGETNPEYKSTFIFENDFPAMQSDAPDPPSDQHPLFQSKAARGVCKVMCFHPWSDISLPLMNQGEVVSVIDKWAELIEELGATYPWVQIFENKGAMMGCSNPHPHCQVWASNFLPNEPALSDRCQRAFYEKHKEPLLLQYAKQEVERKERLVVMNCNWLAVVPYWATWPYQLLLLPRRHVLRINELTAEERESLADIMKQLLTKYDNLFNVSFPYSMGWHGAPTGPYLKDDNSHWQLHAHYYPPLLRSATVKKFMVGYEILAQEQRDLTPEQAAERLRNLPDEHYKRKHGEEK, encoded by the exons ATGAGTGGCCCTGAAGCCCATTTCGATCCAAAAG AGCATCAACACCTGCGGTATAACCCTCTGAGGGACACCTGGGTCCTGGTCTCAGCCCACCGCATGAAGAGACCCTGGGCCGGTCAGGTGGAAAACCCTCCAGAGGAATGTATACCAAGATATGATCCTTACAATCCACTGTGTCCTGGAAACACACGTGCTAATGGAGAG ACAAATCCAGAATACAagagcacttttatttttgaaaatgacttCCCTGCCATGCAGTCAGATGCTCCGGATCCTC CTTCAGATCAACATCCATTGTTCCAGTCTAAAGCTGCCAGAGGAGTGTG CAAGGTCATGTGTTTCCATCCCTGGTCTGACATCAGCCTTCCGTTGATGAATCAAGGAGAAGTTGTCAGTGTGATTGACAAGTGGGCGGAACTCATAGAAGAACTGGGTGCCACCTACCCTTGGGTTCAG atcTTTGAAAATAAAGGAGCTATGATGGGTTGTTCCAATCCACATCCGCATTGTCAG GTGTGGGCTAGCAACTTCCTCCCAAATGAGCCAGCTCTGTCTGATCGTTGTCAGAGAGCCTTCtatgaaaaacacaaagagcCGCTGCTGCTGCAATATGCCAAGCAAGAAGTTGAGAGAAAG gaacGGTTGGTGGTGATGaattgtaattggctggcagtGGTTCCTTACTGGGCGACGTGGCCCTACCAGTTGCTGCTGTTACCACGCCGACATGTCCTCAGAATCAATGAGTTGACCgcagaggagagggaga GCCTGGCGGACATTATGAAGCAACTGCTGACCAAATACGACAATCTATTTAATGTGTCCTTTCCCTACTCCATGGGTTGGCATG GAGCCCCCACTGGCCCTTACTTAAAGGATGACAACTCCCATTGGCAGCTGCACGCTCACTACTACCCACCTCTGCTGCGCTCAGCCACAGTTAAGAAGTTCATGGTCGGCTATGAGATACTTGCTCAGGAGCAGAGAGACCTCACTCCTGAACAG gctGCAGAGAGGTTACGGAATCTACCAGATGAGCACTATAAAAGAAAACACGGAGAAGAGaaatga
- the galt gene encoding galactose-1-phosphate uridylyltransferase isoform X2 yields the protein MQHVEHQHLRYNPLRDTWVLVSAHRMKRPWAGQVENPPEECIPRYDPYNPLCPGNTRANGETNPEYKSTFIFENDFPAMQSDAPDPPSDQHPLFQSKAARGVCKVMCFHPWSDISLPLMNQGEVVSVIDKWAELIEELGATYPWVQIFENKGAMMGCSNPHPHCQVWASNFLPNEPALSDRCQRAFYEKHKEPLLLQYAKQEVERKERLVVMNCNWLAVVPYWATWPYQLLLLPRRHVLRINELTAEERESLADIMKQLLTKYDNLFNVSFPYSMGWHGAPTGPYLKDDNSHWQLHAHYYPPLLRSATVKKFMVGYEILAQEQRDLTPEQAAERLRNLPDEHYKRKHGEEK from the exons ATGCAGCATGTCG AGCATCAACACCTGCGGTATAACCCTCTGAGGGACACCTGGGTCCTGGTCTCAGCCCACCGCATGAAGAGACCCTGGGCCGGTCAGGTGGAAAACCCTCCAGAGGAATGTATACCAAGATATGATCCTTACAATCCACTGTGTCCTGGAAACACACGTGCTAATGGAGAG ACAAATCCAGAATACAagagcacttttatttttgaaaatgacttCCCTGCCATGCAGTCAGATGCTCCGGATCCTC CTTCAGATCAACATCCATTGTTCCAGTCTAAAGCTGCCAGAGGAGTGTG CAAGGTCATGTGTTTCCATCCCTGGTCTGACATCAGCCTTCCGTTGATGAATCAAGGAGAAGTTGTCAGTGTGATTGACAAGTGGGCGGAACTCATAGAAGAACTGGGTGCCACCTACCCTTGGGTTCAG atcTTTGAAAATAAAGGAGCTATGATGGGTTGTTCCAATCCACATCCGCATTGTCAG GTGTGGGCTAGCAACTTCCTCCCAAATGAGCCAGCTCTGTCTGATCGTTGTCAGAGAGCCTTCtatgaaaaacacaaagagcCGCTGCTGCTGCAATATGCCAAGCAAGAAGTTGAGAGAAAG gaacGGTTGGTGGTGATGaattgtaattggctggcagtGGTTCCTTACTGGGCGACGTGGCCCTACCAGTTGCTGCTGTTACCACGCCGACATGTCCTCAGAATCAATGAGTTGACCgcagaggagagggaga GCCTGGCGGACATTATGAAGCAACTGCTGACCAAATACGACAATCTATTTAATGTGTCCTTTCCCTACTCCATGGGTTGGCATG GAGCCCCCACTGGCCCTTACTTAAAGGATGACAACTCCCATTGGCAGCTGCACGCTCACTACTACCCACCTCTGCTGCGCTCAGCCACAGTTAAGAAGTTCATGGTCGGCTATGAGATACTTGCTCAGGAGCAGAGAGACCTCACTCCTGAACAG gctGCAGAGAGGTTACGGAATCTACCAGATGAGCACTATAAAAGAAAACACGGAGAAGAGaaatga
- the galt gene encoding galactose-1-phosphate uridylyltransferase isoform X3, with translation MKRPWAGQVENPPEECIPRYDPYNPLCPGNTRANGETNPEYKSTFIFENDFPAMQSDAPDPPSDQHPLFQSKAARGVCKVMCFHPWSDISLPLMNQGEVVSVIDKWAELIEELGATYPWVQIFENKGAMMGCSNPHPHCQVWASNFLPNEPALSDRCQRAFYEKHKEPLLLQYAKQEVERKERLVVMNCNWLAVVPYWATWPYQLLLLPRRHVLRINELTAEERESLADIMKQLLTKYDNLFNVSFPYSMGWHGAPTGPYLKDDNSHWQLHAHYYPPLLRSATVKKFMVGYEILAQEQRDLTPEQAAERLRNLPDEHYKRKHGEEK, from the exons ATGAAGAGACCCTGGGCCGGTCAGGTGGAAAACCCTCCAGAGGAATGTATACCAAGATATGATCCTTACAATCCACTGTGTCCTGGAAACACACGTGCTAATGGAGAG ACAAATCCAGAATACAagagcacttttatttttgaaaatgacttCCCTGCCATGCAGTCAGATGCTCCGGATCCTC CTTCAGATCAACATCCATTGTTCCAGTCTAAAGCTGCCAGAGGAGTGTG CAAGGTCATGTGTTTCCATCCCTGGTCTGACATCAGCCTTCCGTTGATGAATCAAGGAGAAGTTGTCAGTGTGATTGACAAGTGGGCGGAACTCATAGAAGAACTGGGTGCCACCTACCCTTGGGTTCAG atcTTTGAAAATAAAGGAGCTATGATGGGTTGTTCCAATCCACATCCGCATTGTCAG GTGTGGGCTAGCAACTTCCTCCCAAATGAGCCAGCTCTGTCTGATCGTTGTCAGAGAGCCTTCtatgaaaaacacaaagagcCGCTGCTGCTGCAATATGCCAAGCAAGAAGTTGAGAGAAAG gaacGGTTGGTGGTGATGaattgtaattggctggcagtGGTTCCTTACTGGGCGACGTGGCCCTACCAGTTGCTGCTGTTACCACGCCGACATGTCCTCAGAATCAATGAGTTGACCgcagaggagagggaga GCCTGGCGGACATTATGAAGCAACTGCTGACCAAATACGACAATCTATTTAATGTGTCCTTTCCCTACTCCATGGGTTGGCATG GAGCCCCCACTGGCCCTTACTTAAAGGATGACAACTCCCATTGGCAGCTGCACGCTCACTACTACCCACCTCTGCTGCGCTCAGCCACAGTTAAGAAGTTCATGGTCGGCTATGAGATACTTGCTCAGGAGCAGAGAGACCTCACTCCTGAACAG gctGCAGAGAGGTTACGGAATCTACCAGATGAGCACTATAAAAGAAAACACGGAGAAGAGaaatga
- the sigmar1 gene encoding sigma non-opioid intracellular receptor 1 isoform X1: MALLGSCCRLLVFVGVAVITVLVLRHWMATKQYIFNHDDIAKLAKQYAGQDHEQAYSKLVVELRKRYPGHILPDEDLQWIFLRAGGFMGSMCVLHASLTEYVILFGTGIDTSGHSGRYWADISDTLVSGTFRRWKEGSTKNELFYPGDTVMHHMGEAAGVQWTAGTWMVEYGRGFIPSTLGVALADTLFCTQDFVSLFHTLKVYGKSMLLEMGTMLAETGVF, from the exons ATGGCTCTTTTAGGTTCGTGTTGTCGCCTCTTGGTCTTTGTCGGAGTTGCCGTCATTACCGTATTGGTGCTGAGACACTGGATGGCTACCAAGCAGTACATTTTCAACCACGACGATATCGCCAAACTGGCCAAACAGTACGCGG GGCAGGATCACGAGCAGGCCTATTCAAAACTGGTGGTCGAGCTCAGGAAGAG GTATCCGGGCCACATCCTGCCAGATGAAGACCTGCAGTGGATTTTTCTGAGGGCTGGAGGCTTCATGGGTTCCATGTGTGTTCTCCATGCCTCCCTCACAGAGTACGTGATACTGTTTGGCACTGGAATAGATACGTCAGGACACTCGG GTCGTTACTGGGCTGACATTTCTGACACCCTTGTCTCTGGTACCTTCAGAAGGTGGAAGGAGGGAAGTACAAAGAATGAACTCTTCTATCCTG GTGACACAGTGATGCACCATATGGGGGAGGCCGCGGGGGTTCAGTGGACCGCCGGAACATGGATGGTGGAGTACGGCCGAGGCTTCATCCCGTCCACGCTGGGTGTGGCGCTGGCCGACACTCTGTTCTGCACCCAGGACTTCGTCAGCTTGTTTCACACTTTGAAAGTCTACGGAAAATCGATGCTGTTGGAGATGGGAACAATGCTCGCTGAGACCGGAGTGTTCTAA
- the sigmar1 gene encoding sigma non-opioid intracellular receptor 1 isoform X2, producing MATKQYIFNHDDIAKLAKQYAGQDHEQAYSKLVVELRKRYPGHILPDEDLQWIFLRAGGFMGSMCVLHASLTEYVILFGTGIDTSGHSGRYWADISDTLVSGTFRRWKEGSTKNELFYPGDTVMHHMGEAAGVQWTAGTWMVEYGRGFIPSTLGVALADTLFCTQDFVSLFHTLKVYGKSMLLEMGTMLAETGVF from the exons ATGGCTACCAAGCAGTACATTTTCAACCACGACGATATCGCCAAACTGGCCAAACAGTACGCGG GGCAGGATCACGAGCAGGCCTATTCAAAACTGGTGGTCGAGCTCAGGAAGAG GTATCCGGGCCACATCCTGCCAGATGAAGACCTGCAGTGGATTTTTCTGAGGGCTGGAGGCTTCATGGGTTCCATGTGTGTTCTCCATGCCTCCCTCACAGAGTACGTGATACTGTTTGGCACTGGAATAGATACGTCAGGACACTCGG GTCGTTACTGGGCTGACATTTCTGACACCCTTGTCTCTGGTACCTTCAGAAGGTGGAAGGAGGGAAGTACAAAGAATGAACTCTTCTATCCTG GTGACACAGTGATGCACCATATGGGGGAGGCCGCGGGGGTTCAGTGGACCGCCGGAACATGGATGGTGGAGTACGGCCGAGGCTTCATCCCGTCCACGCTGGGTGTGGCGCTGGCCGACACTCTGTTCTGCACCCAGGACTTCGTCAGCTTGTTTCACACTTTGAAAGTCTACGGAAAATCGATGCTGTTGGAGATGGGAACAATGCTCGCTGAGACCGGAGTGTTCTAA